One stretch of Trichoplusia ni isolate ovarian cell line Hi5 unplaced genomic scaffold, tn1 tig00003581, whole genome shotgun sequence DNA includes these proteins:
- the LOC113507975 gene encoding MAP7 domain-containing protein 1-like, producing the protein MAVLEVARTSKNIKGCLIKKIKDAIEDIQGGVRALTSDKRMERLLEENKRLTERLNALEEAQGKSAERRTAPAAQEEEERMKRIMLSVGTMMDARLAGITSRLPPEPVMRPPLAADRRRAEVEAAGRGPKPGYSQVLKAAPAPKTSAPKTAPTPAPRQAPKPTPKPDPKPAKGKAKKSTGQPAPALAPATEETPALAPAPQEPVAGTSETVEDGWTTVSKKKKAPKSKAPERPVAKPAKTPPAKKKEGKKPSTKGPKKESGRTRRRRGQRQRRLARTAAVVLTISEEGAQKALTYETVLRQARETIDLDKMGVDMVADPIRIRRAQTGARILELPKNIGREAADDMAKQLRAKYGDDVKVTTPVRCAELRVTNLDESVTREDILGVATRQGQCAPDQIKVGELRPSPGAKFSAVMKCPLEVASKLVTSKTQKFLVGWSSARVVQLDARPMKCFRCLALGHTRI; encoded by the coding sequence ATGGCGGTCTTAGAGGTGGCCCGCACCTCAAAGAACATCAAGGGCTGCCTCATTAAGAAAATTAAGGATGCGATCGAGGACATACAGGGCGGTGTCCGCGCTTTGACCAGTGATAAGCGAATGGAAAGGTTGCTCGAGGAAAACAAGCGCCTCACTGAGCGACTGAACGCGCTGGAGGAGGCGCAGGGAAAGTCTGCGGAGAGGCGGACTGCCCCAGCGGCCCAAGAGGAAGAAGAGCGTATGAAACGCATCATGCTGTCCGTCGGGACGATGATGGACGCAAGGCTGGCTGGGATTACAAGCCGACTCCCGCCGGAGCCTGTAATGCGTCCACCATTGGCGGCGGACAGAAGAAGGGCGGAGGTGGAGGCTGCGGGCCGTGGACCCAAACCTGGGTACAGCCAGGTCCTCAAGGCGGCCCCGGCTCCAAAAACATCAGCGCCGAAGACGGCGCCGACGCCAGCGCCGAGACAGGCGCCAAAGCCGACCCCGAAGCCGGATCCAAAACCGGCCAAGGGGAAGGCAAAGAAATCGACGGGGCAACCTGCGCCGGCTTTAGCACCGGCGACAGAAGAGACACCGGCACTGGCACCAGCGCCACAAGAGCCGGTAGCGGGCACGTCGGAGACTGTGGAGGATGGGTGGACCACGGTCTCCAAGAAGAAGAAGGCGCCTAAATCAAAGGCGCCGGAGCGCCCGGTGGCGAAGCCGGCAAAAACCCCTCCCGCCAAGAAGAAGGAGGGAAAGAAGCCGTCGACAAAGGGGCCCAAGAAGGAGTCGGGGAGGACGCGGCGGAGAAGGGGGCAACGACAGAGGCGTCTTGCCCGCACCGCTGCCGTCGTCCTCACCATTAGTGAGGAGGGGGCGCAAAAGGCCCTCACATATGAGACGGTCCTACGGCAGGCACGCGAGACAATCGACCTCGACAAAATGGGGGTCGATATGGTTGCCGACCCGATCCGTATAAGGAGGGCGCAGACGGGGGCTAGGATTCTCGAGCTCCCCAAAAACATTGGTCGGGAGGCGGCTGATGACATGGCGAAACAGCTGCGGGCCAAGTACGGTGACGACGTCAAGGTCACCACGCCTGTCAGGTGCGCGGAGCTCCGGGTAACAAACCTGGACGAGTCCGTCACCCGGGAGGACATCCTTGGCGTCGCCACACGTCAAGGTCAGTGCGCTCCTGACCAAATTAAGGTTGGGGAGCTGAGGCCCAGCCCCGGTGCTAAATTCAGCGCCGTGATGAAGTGCCCTCTGGAGGTGGCCTCGAAGTTGGTCACCTCCAAAACGCAGAAGTTTCTggtgggatggagctcggcgCGGGTCGTGCAACTTGATGCACGGCCCATGAAATGCTTCCGCTGCCTCGCACTAGGCCACACAAG